The Sediminispirochaeta smaragdinae DSM 11293 genome has a segment encoding these proteins:
- a CDS encoding ABC transporter substrate-binding protein — translation MSYKRRLLVIMLAFSVAAFSFANGQQEKSDQESKTVTIWVGGQVAELDDTWTAITQKYEEMTGANIDVQLFGFDVYYDKLLIALSSGSGPDLAFADLGGWVPTFASKGWLLSMEDKISNWEDEGQIWENLWPTVTYQGDRYGLPWYTDARLMLYNKKMFKDAGLDPNNPPKTWDELVKDASIITAQGPRTYGYGVSGTKTEHTTLAYIVFLASNGGQLLSDDYSKAAFNSEAGLETLKFYTDLALKYKVSPEPLSYNEDNYRNLMAQNSVAMAIGGPWSFPLIEAANPDIDYSLSIHPYGKNPASVLGGWALVIPKEAEHPDAAWDFAKYLTSYDTWMYWISEKGGPMPTRKDVAKDSPVLQDEKWQNIFKAFPNAVCRPPIPEYPQVSEQIQLMIQSVLLGEKTPEKAINDAAAKVDEILAGN, via the coding sequence ATGTCTTATAAAAGAAGACTGCTCGTAATTATGCTCGCTTTCTCGGTTGCTGCTTTTAGCTTTGCTAATGGGCAACAAGAAAAGTCTGACCAAGAGAGTAAAACAGTTACAATCTGGGTTGGGGGACAGGTTGCAGAACTCGATGATACATGGACAGCTATCACACAGAAATACGAGGAGATGACTGGCGCAAATATTGATGTCCAGCTATTTGGCTTTGATGTTTACTACGATAAGCTTCTCATTGCTTTATCAAGTGGCAGTGGCCCTGATCTTGCTTTTGCAGATTTAGGTGGATGGGTTCCGACGTTTGCTTCAAAAGGCTGGTTGTTATCTATGGAAGATAAAATCAGTAACTGGGAAGATGAAGGCCAGATATGGGAAAATTTGTGGCCGACGGTTACATATCAGGGAGATCGTTATGGCTTACCTTGGTACACCGATGCACGTTTGATGCTATATAATAAGAAGATGTTTAAGGACGCAGGATTGGATCCCAATAATCCTCCAAAAACCTGGGATGAACTGGTAAAAGATGCTTCAATAATAACTGCTCAGGGACCTAGAACATACGGATACGGTGTTAGTGGAACAAAGACTGAACATACTACTTTGGCATATATTGTATTTCTTGCCTCAAATGGTGGTCAGCTGCTGTCAGACGATTATAGCAAGGCTGCATTTAACTCTGAGGCTGGGCTTGAGACCTTAAAATTTTATACCGACCTGGCGCTGAAGTATAAAGTGAGTCCTGAACCGCTCTCCTACAACGAAGATAATTACAGAAATCTTATGGCTCAGAATAGTGTTGCAATGGCTATTGGAGGGCCTTGGTCTTTCCCATTAATAGAAGCTGCAAATCCTGACATTGATTATTCACTTTCCATTCATCCTTATGGAAAGAATCCTGCTAGTGTCCTTGGCGGTTGGGCTTTAGTGATTCCCAAAGAGGCCGAACACCCTGATGCAGCATGGGATTTTGCAAAATACCTCACTAGCTATGATACTTGGATGTATTGGATTAGCGAGAAGGGTGGCCCGATGCCTACGCGCAAGGATGTTGCAAAGGATTCTCCTGTTCTTCAAGATGAAAAGTGGCAGAATATTTTTAAGGCCTTTCCTAATGCTGTGTGCAGACCGCCTATCCCAGAGTACCCTCAAGTGTCTGAGCAGATTCAGCTAATGATTCAGTCTGTTCTTCTGGGAGAGAAAACTCCTGAAAAGGCAATTAATGATGCTGCAGCCAAGGTGGATGAAATTCTCGCTGGAAACTGA
- a CDS encoding carbohydrate ABC transporter permease, whose product MIQHVEHFFKKQESGSFFSKDRKEISMQCRLRREEKIAYKMVLPYVVAILFLVVVLLSANIISSFRATDGGFTLRHYTSVVTDDSFPIILRNTFTWTFFSVLGQMLLGLIVALLLNNITTGETFFRSLIIILPWGTLDIVAGVMWKWMYNDLYGVLNDLLLKMGIIKAYIPWLASPNMAMTSVIIANIWKGFVLAAMFFLARLKGIPAYMYEVAEIDGANIFQRFFSVTLPQLRTVLISTLMLVIIWTINYFPLIYIMTGGGPGNGTETLVTYIYKISFRFLKYGDAAALSNILFLFILIIVGAFMFWINKEEVE is encoded by the coding sequence ATGATACAACATGTGGAGCATTTTTTTAAAAAGCAAGAAAGCGGGTCCTTTTTTAGCAAGGATCGTAAGGAAATTTCTATGCAGTGCAGATTAAGGCGGGAAGAAAAGATTGCATATAAGATGGTGTTGCCATATGTAGTCGCAATACTGTTTTTAGTGGTTGTTTTACTTTCCGCAAACATTATTTCTAGTTTTAGGGCAACTGATGGAGGTTTTACCCTTCGCCATTATACATCGGTCGTAACTGATGATTCTTTTCCCATCATTCTACGCAATACGTTTACGTGGACATTTTTTAGTGTATTAGGCCAGATGCTTTTGGGATTGATTGTTGCTCTATTGCTAAATAATATAACGACCGGGGAAACTTTTTTTCGCAGTTTGATTATCATCTTACCTTGGGGAACTCTTGATATTGTCGCAGGGGTTATGTGGAAGTGGATGTATAATGATCTATATGGTGTACTAAATGACTTATTATTAAAAATGGGAATAATCAAAGCGTATATCCCATGGCTTGCTAGTCCCAATATGGCTATGACGTCAGTTATTATTGCTAATATTTGGAAAGGTTTTGTTCTTGCTGCCATGTTTTTCCTGGCACGTCTCAAAGGAATTCCTGCTTACATGTATGAAGTGGCAGAAATTGATGGTGCAAATATTTTTCAACGTTTTTTCTCTGTAACTTTACCACAATTGCGGACTGTTTTGATAAGTACACTTATGCTTGTTATCATCTGGACAATAAACTATTTTCCTCTCATCTATATTATGACTGGTGGAGGTCCAGGCAATGGGACGGAGACGTTAGTCACATATATCTATAAAATCAGTTTTCGTTTCCTTAAATATGGGGATGCAGCAGCTCTTAGCAATATTCTATTTCTCTTTATTCTGATAATTGTTGGAGCGTTTATGTTTTGGATAAATAAGGAGGAGGTAGAATGA